The genomic segment CGGGTCGCGCGGGGCGACGCCCGGGGGGCGTGGCAGGCCGCGCGGCGGGCCGGGCTGGCGCATGCAGTGGTGCTGGAGATCGGGTAACCCACAAAAAAACTCCAGCCGGGGCTGGAGTCAAGAATCGCGAGCCGCTCAGGTGCCGGGTGCGAACCGCGTGTGTCCCCGCAGCCGCACCGCCCGGTAGTACGCCTCCGCCGCCGAGAAGCATGCGGGCCGGGCCGCCAGGGCCTTGCGGGCACAGATCGCCCGCAGATTGGCGTAAAAGGCCTCGTCGCTGGCGCGGCGGTTGGCGGCGGTCGGTTCCAGCACCCGCAGGTTGTGGTACGCGAAGTCGTGCACCACGCACGC from the Deinococcus sp. NW-56 genome contains:
- a CDS encoding phospholipase A2 — encoded protein: MPDGEEDPVAVVKRLGWGTPEAFAAARPRLQPLWPGLDWQNNGCSTPRGLGLGYRDDFAPACVVHDFAYHNLRVLEPTAANRRASDEAFYANLRAICARKALAARPACFSAAEAYYRAVRLRGHTRFAPGT